In the genome of Halapricum salinum, one region contains:
- a CDS encoding IS200/IS605 family transposase → MKRTNTFAVRPLSDDGEQLLRDLLDASAALWNEVNYERLMRYNDEDGFEGDVWDANTGRLEGKYKGVLGASTAQQVIRKNSEAWRGFFDTKNKYHDESNTSVTEHPEPPGFRGNEDDGRQLKTVIRNTSYTAEWGERSRLEILVGSELKDQYDHTGRLRLEIAGDPTWPDYEKQGRLDLWYDETDSTFRASQPVTVSDDTRDTPLADEKAALDIGANNLVACTTTTGEQYLYEGRELFRRFRETTREIARLQSKLREGRYSSERIRRLYRKRTRRRDHAQEALCRDLLERLYAEGVDTVYIGGLTDVLETHWSVRVNAKTHNFWAFKQFTERLACTAEEYGISVEVRSEAWTSQECPQCGSTDRTTRHQDTLTCPCGFEGHADLTASETFLRRHTEKAVRPMARPVRFEWDDHNWSGTPHPHESPKEQRTDPSTVHRDGNVASRES, encoded by the coding sequence ATGAAGCGAACCAACACGTTCGCCGTGCGACCGCTCTCCGACGATGGTGAGCAACTGCTACGGGACCTGTTGGACGCTTCCGCCGCTCTCTGGAACGAAGTCAACTACGAACGCCTCATGCGGTACAATGACGAGGACGGCTTCGAGGGAGACGTGTGGGACGCCAATACAGGCCGACTCGAAGGCAAGTACAAAGGCGTTCTCGGCGCGTCCACCGCCCAACAGGTGATACGCAAAAACAGCGAAGCGTGGCGCGGGTTCTTCGACACGAAGAACAAGTACCACGACGAGTCGAACACGTCGGTCACGGAACACCCGGAACCGCCGGGCTTCCGTGGCAACGAGGACGATGGGCGGCAACTCAAGACCGTCATTCGCAACACGTCGTACACCGCCGAATGGGGCGAGCGGTCCCGACTTGAGATACTGGTCGGGAGCGAATTGAAAGACCAATACGACCACACCGGACGACTCCGGCTCGAAATCGCTGGCGACCCGACGTGGCCCGACTACGAGAAACAGGGCCGATTGGACCTGTGGTACGACGAGACGGACAGCACCTTCCGAGCTTCGCAACCCGTGACTGTTTCTGATGATACACGGGACACTCCACTGGCCGATGAAAAGGCCGCTCTGGATATTGGTGCCAACAATCTCGTCGCCTGTACCACGACGACCGGCGAGCAATATCTGTACGAGGGCCGTGAGTTGTTCCGGCGATTCCGTGAGACGACACGAGAAATCGCCCGGTTGCAGTCCAAACTACGGGAAGGCCGATACAGTAGCGAGCGCATCCGACGACTGTATCGGAAGCGAACCCGTCGTCGGGACCACGCCCAAGAAGCACTGTGCCGTGACCTGCTGGAACGGTTGTACGCCGAAGGCGTCGATACCGTGTATATCGGTGGCCTGACTGACGTACTGGAAACGCACTGGTCGGTCAGGGTGAACGCCAAGACGCACAATTTTTGGGCGTTCAAGCAATTCACTGAGCGACTGGCGTGTACCGCTGAGGAATACGGTATCTCGGTTGAAGTCCGGTCAGAAGCGTGGACCAGCCAAGAGTGCCCGCAGTGTGGTTCGACAGACCGAACGACACGGCATCAGGACACGCTCACCTGTCCGTGTGGGTTCGAGGGTCACGCCGACCTTACAGCGTCAGAAACGTTCCTGAGACGGCACACAGAGAAGGCAGTCAGGCCGATGGCACGGCCCGTGCGGTTCGAGTGGGACGACCACAACTGGTCGGGGACACCACACCCTCACGAAAGTCCCAAAGAACAGCGCACAGACCCGAGTACCGTCCACCGTGACGGGAATGTTGCTTCCAGGGAATCTTAG
- a CDS encoding UPF0179 family protein, whose protein sequence is MTQLTLIGTRLAEVGQTFVYQGPADACEGCPYRDQCLNLTEGRKYRVAAVRENASVLDCGVHDTGVQAVDVEPAPIQANVASKGAYAGSKATLPGPCPYTECPSHEYCEPAGAEFDEQYTIDEVLGEPPHDYCMLDRELTLVEFAPPKDA, encoded by the coding sequence ATGACCCAACTCACGCTTATCGGCACTCGGTTAGCCGAGGTCGGCCAGACCTTCGTCTATCAGGGCCCGGCCGACGCCTGTGAGGGCTGTCCCTACCGCGATCAGTGCCTTAATCTCACCGAGGGGCGCAAGTATCGCGTGGCCGCGGTTCGGGAGAACGCGAGCGTCCTCGACTGTGGCGTCCACGATACCGGCGTCCAGGCAGTCGACGTCGAGCCCGCGCCGATCCAGGCCAACGTCGCGAGCAAAGGAGCCTACGCCGGCAGCAAAGCCACGCTCCCCGGACCCTGTCCCTACACCGAGTGTCCGAGCCACGAGTACTGTGAGCCCGCCGGGGCCGAGTTCGACGAACAGTACACGATCGACGAGGTCCTGGGCGAGCCACCCCACGACTACTGTATGCTCGATCGGGAGCTGACGCTCGTGGAGTTCGCGCCGCCGAAGGACGCCTAG
- a CDS encoding DUF5820 family protein, protein MDIEDRLPAGWEVWSDERTKVVLVYRPDVFDSEQFPPPCLPTIFLTKGQRDRRPGRNRPHPDDPWFVTLSLEPDVSGPRQRYDNREGAIEGAHQIADEFAAGEYDYRDCYQVPREAYLDRLDELTGREA, encoded by the coding sequence ATGGACATCGAGGATCGACTCCCCGCCGGCTGGGAGGTCTGGAGCGACGAGCGCACGAAGGTCGTGTTGGTCTATCGCCCGGACGTCTTCGACAGCGAGCAGTTTCCACCGCCGTGTCTCCCGACGATCTTTCTGACGAAAGGCCAGCGTGACCGTCGACCGGGGCGTAATCGCCCGCACCCGGACGATCCCTGGTTCGTGACGCTGTCGCTCGAACCCGACGTCTCCGGGCCCCGCCAGCGCTACGACAATCGCGAAGGGGCAATCGAGGGTGCCCACCAGATTGCGGATGAATTTGCGGCGGGCGAGTACGACTACCGCGACTGCTATCAGGTGCCCCGGGAGGCGTATCTGGATCGGCTGGACGAACTGACTGGTCGGGAAGCTTAA
- a CDS encoding PrkA family serine protein kinase: MTSNPDTLAELSDDYRASIPSDLREHHDFDWYLDQLYDEPTIARNAHQRVADMFDFYGTEYDEDAGLVEYKLASEDPINDGENTFYGQVIHESIHEFVNKVKSGARGLGPQKRIKLLLGPVGSGKSDFDRQVRRYFEDYTRRDEGRMYTFRWTNLCDVIPDQDPSDDTVRSPMNQDPLVLIPEAQRERVLDDINEILDAPYTIRNEQSLDPASEFYMDRLLAYYDDDLETVLEDHIEIVRLVADENMRQSIETFEPKDKKNQDETELTGDVNYSKIAIYGESDPRAFDYSGAFCNANRGIFSGEELLKLQREFLYDFLHATQEQTIKPKNNPRIDIDQVIVGRTNMPEYKDKKGDEKMEAFNDRTKRIDFPYVLGYEDEAKIYRKMLRNADLPDIQVEPHTLEMAGLFGVLTRIEEPDAGTIDLVQKAKAYNGEIDETDDIDVKKLREEGDTTAEIGEGMEGVSPRFIGDEIAEAIMDSMHRGRGFLSPLTTFNHLEENLENHGSIPEDRFETYYRYLELVREEYKDRAIEDVRHALAYDVDEIQRQGEKYMDHVMAYIDDDTVEDEITGREQEPDEQFLRSVEEKLNLPEDRKDDFRQEVANWVSRRAREGSSFDPQDNDRLRRALERKLWEDKKHNINFSALVSSGDMDDDERNAWIDALTDQGYSEDGAKEVLEFAGAEVAKSEMED; this comes from the coding sequence ATGACAAGCAATCCAGACACTCTGGCAGAACTGAGCGACGACTACCGGGCTTCGATCCCATCAGACCTCCGTGAGCACCACGACTTCGACTGGTACCTCGACCAGTTGTACGACGAACCGACCATCGCCCGCAACGCCCACCAGCGCGTGGCGGACATGTTCGACTTCTACGGAACTGAGTACGACGAGGACGCCGGCCTCGTCGAGTACAAACTCGCCTCCGAAGACCCGATTAACGACGGCGAGAACACCTTCTACGGCCAGGTGATCCACGAGTCGATCCACGAGTTCGTCAACAAAGTCAAGAGCGGCGCTCGCGGGCTCGGCCCCCAGAAGCGGATCAAACTCTTACTGGGTCCTGTGGGCTCCGGGAAGTCCGACTTCGACCGACAGGTCAGGCGGTACTTCGAGGACTACACCCGCCGCGACGAGGGGCGGATGTACACCTTCCGCTGGACGAACCTCTGTGACGTCATCCCGGATCAGGATCCGTCCGACGACACCGTTCGCTCGCCGATGAACCAGGACCCGCTCGTGTTGATCCCCGAAGCCCAGCGCGAGCGCGTCCTCGACGACATCAACGAGATCCTCGATGCGCCCTACACCATCCGCAACGAGCAGAGCCTCGACCCGGCCAGCGAGTTCTACATGGATCGGCTGCTGGCCTATTACGACGATGACCTCGAAACGGTGCTGGAAGATCACATCGAGATCGTCCGACTGGTCGCCGACGAGAACATGCGCCAGTCGATCGAGACCTTCGAACCCAAAGACAAGAAAAACCAGGACGAGACCGAACTGACCGGCGACGTCAACTACTCGAAGATCGCCATCTACGGCGAGAGCGACCCCCGAGCGTTCGACTACTCGGGGGCGTTCTGTAACGCAAACCGCGGTATCTTCTCGGGCGAGGAACTGCTCAAACTCCAGCGGGAGTTCCTCTACGACTTCCTGCACGCGACCCAGGAGCAGACGATCAAGCCCAAGAACAATCCCCGGATCGACATCGACCAGGTGATCGTCGGCCGGACGAACATGCCCGAGTACAAGGACAAGAAGGGCGACGAGAAGATGGAAGCGTTCAACGACCGGACGAAACGGATCGATTTCCCCTACGTTCTGGGCTACGAAGACGAGGCGAAGATCTACCGGAAGATGCTCAGAAACGCCGATCTGCCGGACATCCAGGTCGAGCCCCACACCCTGGAGATGGCGGGCCTGTTCGGCGTGCTGACCCGCATCGAGGAACCCGACGCGGGGACGATCGATCTCGTCCAGAAAGCCAAAGCATACAACGGCGAGATCGACGAGACCGACGACATCGACGTCAAGAAGCTCCGTGAGGAGGGCGACACCACCGCCGAGATCGGCGAAGGGATGGAAGGTGTGAGTCCGCGGTTCATCGGCGACGAGATCGCCGAGGCGATCATGGACTCGATGCACCGCGGCCGCGGGTTCCTCTCGCCGCTGACGACGTTCAACCACCTCGAAGAGAACCTCGAAAACCACGGCTCGATCCCCGAAGACCGCTTCGAGACCTACTACCGCTACCTCGAACTCGTTCGAGAGGAGTACAAAGATCGGGCCATCGAGGACGTCCGCCACGCGCTGGCGTACGACGTCGACGAGATCCAGCGCCAGGGCGAGAAGTACATGGACCACGTCATGGCCTACATCGACGACGACACCGTCGAAGACGAGATCACGGGTCGCGAGCAGGAGCCCGACGAGCAGTTCCTTCGAAGTGTGGAGGAGAAATTGAATCTGCCCGAAGACCGCAAGGACGACTTCCGCCAGGAGGTCGCTAACTGGGTCTCCCGTCGTGCTCGCGAGGGATCGAGCTTCGATCCACAGGACAACGACCGTCTGCGCCGGGCGCTGGAACGCAAGCTCTGGGAGGACAAGAAGCACAACATCAACTTCTCGGCGCTGGTCTCCAGCGGCGACATGGACGACGACGAGCGCAACGCCTGGATCGACGCCCTCACTGATCAGGGCTACAGCGAGGACGGGGCCAAGGAGGTGCTCGAATTCGCCGGTGCCGAAGTCGCCAAAAGCGAGATGGAAGACTAA
- a CDS encoding PrkA family serine protein kinase translates to MSGKDYITAADRELDATYQEPMSLSQYVDLILDRPNLAAHASKYLLSAIEAADTRTVIEEGEEKERYRFFDDLHNDGEHAILGNTEVLNAFVDDLRSIAARRGKEEKIVWLDGPTATGKSELKRCLINGLRAYSKTDEGRRYTVEWNVAGAGEQSSALTYGDEPLSDEDDWYQSPVQAHPLTVFPEAVREDVLAAVNDRLDDYVPIHVDGRLDPFSREAYDYLEEQYRRQGVEDLFSAVTSPKHLRVKNYVVDVGQGIGVLHSEDEGSPKERLVGSWMAGMLRELDSRGRKNPQAFSYDGVLSQGNGLLTIVEDAAQHADLLQKLLNVPDEGSVKLDKGIGMDVDTQMIIISNPDLEATLNQHAEREGQDPLKALKRRLNKHEFTYLTNLSLEAQLLRRELTNDTTVWEADSWTDLDERIREPITIRVRGEEGVRERELAPHAIEAAALYDVVTRLDSNDLPADLDLVEKALLFDRGYLQDGDERRDVEDFEFGATTADGEHGIPVTFTRDVIADLLHEETDRHHADLPVEDVIMPRDVLDAMADDLASAPVFSKGEAAEFEERVVPVKSHIFDRQEADVLAALMREKRVDQSTVEEYIEHVYAWATDEQIENARGEYVDPDPLKMKIFEIEHLGRFGEADYHGEDPTKDVEQFRTDKIITALNRFAWHNRDEEFRVSDVNPKEIPVIQTVLGSHDWNDVERTFEDFDPSQWDSPPANTETARLKTQTIENMMELFDYSEAAAELTSRHVMGQVSYRWD, encoded by the coding sequence ATGTCCGGCAAGGACTACATCACTGCGGCGGATCGGGAACTCGACGCGACCTATCAGGAGCCGATGTCGCTCTCCCAGTACGTCGATCTGATCCTGGATCGACCGAATCTCGCGGCCCACGCCTCGAAGTACCTGTTGAGTGCGATCGAAGCCGCCGACACTCGCACTGTCATCGAGGAAGGCGAGGAGAAAGAGCGCTATCGCTTCTTCGACGACCTGCACAACGACGGCGAACACGCTATCCTCGGCAACACGGAGGTACTGAACGCGTTCGTCGACGACCTGCGCTCGATCGCGGCCCGCCGGGGCAAAGAGGAGAAGATCGTCTGGCTCGACGGGCCGACTGCCACCGGAAAATCCGAACTCAAGCGCTGTCTGATCAACGGCCTGCGAGCCTACTCGAAGACTGACGAGGGCCGCCGGTACACCGTCGAGTGGAACGTCGCCGGTGCTGGCGAACAGTCGAGTGCTCTCACCTACGGCGACGAGCCGCTCAGCGACGAGGACGACTGGTATCAGAGCCCGGTGCAAGCCCACCCGCTGACGGTGTTTCCCGAGGCGGTTCGCGAGGACGTCCTCGCGGCGGTCAACGACCGGCTGGACGACTACGTCCCGATCCACGTCGACGGCCGACTCGATCCGTTCTCCCGTGAGGCCTACGACTACCTCGAAGAGCAGTACCGCCGCCAGGGTGTCGAGGACCTGTTCTCCGCGGTCACGAGCCCGAAACACCTCCGCGTGAAGAACTACGTCGTCGACGTCGGACAGGGAATCGGCGTCCTCCACAGCGAGGACGAAGGCTCGCCGAAGGAACGACTGGTCGGCTCGTGGATGGCCGGCATGCTCCGAGAACTCGACTCCCGCGGGCGCAAGAACCCCCAGGCCTTTTCCTACGACGGCGTGCTCAGCCAGGGCAACGGCCTGCTGACCATCGTCGAGGACGCCGCCCAGCACGCCGATCTCCTCCAGAAGCTGTTGAACGTGCCCGACGAGGGTTCTGTCAAGCTGGATAAGGGAATCGGGATGGACGTCGACACCCAGATGATCATCATCTCGAACCCTGACCTCGAAGCGACGCTGAATCAGCACGCCGAACGTGAGGGACAGGACCCGCTGAAGGCGCTGAAGCGACGGCTCAACAAACACGAGTTCACCTACCTGACGAATCTCTCGCTGGAAGCCCAGTTGCTCCGGCGAGAGCTGACCAACGATACCACCGTGTGGGAGGCTGACTCCTGGACGGACCTGGACGAGCGGATCCGCGAGCCGATCACGATCCGTGTCCGGGGCGAGGAGGGCGTCCGCGAGCGCGAACTCGCGCCTCACGCTATCGAGGCGGCGGCGCTGTACGATGTCGTGACGCGCCTGGATAGCAACGACCTGCCAGCCGACCTCGATCTCGTCGAGAAGGCGCTGCTGTTCGACCGGGGCTATCTGCAGGACGGCGACGAACGCCGCGACGTCGAGGACTTCGAGTTCGGCGCGACGACCGCCGACGGCGAACACGGCATCCCCGTCACGTTCACCCGGGACGTGATCGCCGACCTCCTTCACGAGGAGACCGACCGCCATCACGCCGACCTGCCCGTCGAGGACGTCATCATGCCCCGGGACGTGCTCGACGCGATGGCCGACGACCTCGCGAGCGCCCCCGTCTTCTCGAAAGGCGAGGCAGCGGAGTTCGAAGAACGCGTCGTCCCCGTCAAGAGTCACATCTTCGACCGACAGGAGGCGGACGTCCTCGCCGCGCTGATGCGCGAGAAGCGCGTCGACCAGTCCACAGTCGAGGAGTACATCGAACACGTCTACGCGTGGGCGACCGACGAGCAGATCGAGAACGCACGGGGGGAGTACGTCGACCCCGACCCGCTGAAGATGAAGATCTTCGAGATCGAACACCTGGGACGGTTCGGCGAGGCAGACTACCACGGTGAAGACCCCACGAAAGACGTCGAACAGTTCCGGACGGACAAGATCATCACTGCGCTCAATCGCTTCGCCTGGCACAACCGCGACGAGGAGTTCCGGGTCAGTGACGTCAATCCCAAGGAGATCCCCGTGATCCAGACCGTGCTCGGCAGCCACGACTGGAACGACGTCGAGCGAACCTTCGAGGACTTCGATCCGAGCCAGTGGGACAGCCCGCCAGCCAACACCGAAACCGCCCGGCTCAAGACCCAGACCATCGAGAACATGATGGAGCTGTTCGACTACAGCGAGGCCGCCGCCGAACTGACCAGCCGGCACGTCATGGGACAGGTGAGCTACCGATGGGACTGA
- a CDS encoding YeaH/YhbH family protein, whose protein sequence is MGLRDDLDRYREVGEQRRQDLAEFIQYGDLGKSRADSVRIPIKIVDLPEFAYDRRDQGGVGQGEGAEEGDPVGQPQPGDGDEDGEPGEEGGEHEYYEMDPEEFAQELDEQLGLDLDPKGKKVIEETEGDFTDITRTGPSSTLDFERLFKEGLKRKMAMDFDEDYVREALRVEGWGPATVYEWARGENIPVSRAWIEDAYEDIPADERARWGSIEEMQDEVEHESAAQRIRREGIDEIPFRREDERYRYPEIIEEKEKNVVVVNIRDVSGSMRQKKRELVERTFTPLDWYLQGKYDNAEFVYIAHDADAWRVEREEFFGIRSGGGTRISSAYEVAKEALEEYPWSEWNRYVFAAGDSENSSNDTEDKVIPLMEAIPANLHAYVETQPSGNAINATHAEEVERHFRDADDVAVAYVNGPGDVVDAIYEILSTEEDQT, encoded by the coding sequence ATGGGACTGAGAGACGACCTCGATCGCTACCGAGAAGTCGGTGAACAGCGCCGTCAGGATCTCGCGGAGTTCATCCAGTACGGCGACCTCGGGAAGTCCAGAGCGGACTCGGTCCGAATCCCGATCAAGATCGTCGACCTCCCGGAGTTCGCCTACGACCGGCGCGACCAGGGCGGCGTCGGCCAGGGAGAGGGCGCCGAGGAGGGCGACCCCGTCGGCCAGCCCCAGCCCGGCGACGGCGACGAGGACGGCGAGCCCGGCGAGGAAGGTGGCGAGCACGAGTACTACGAGATGGACCCCGAGGAGTTCGCCCAGGAACTCGACGAACAGCTCGGTCTGGACCTCGACCCCAAGGGCAAGAAGGTCATCGAGGAGACCGAGGGCGACTTCACGGACATCACCCGGACTGGGCCGTCCTCGACGCTGGACTTCGAGCGGCTGTTCAAGGAGGGCCTGAAGCGCAAGATGGCGATGGACTTCGACGAGGACTACGTCCGTGAAGCACTCCGCGTCGAGGGCTGGGGTCCGGCGACGGTCTACGAGTGGGCCCGCGGCGAGAACATCCCCGTCTCCCGGGCCTGGATCGAGGACGCCTACGAGGACATCCCAGCCGACGAGCGCGCCCGCTGGGGCTCCATCGAGGAGATGCAGGACGAGGTCGAGCACGAGTCTGCTGCCCAGCGAATCCGCCGGGAAGGGATCGACGAGATCCCCTTCCGGCGTGAGGACGAGCGCTATCGCTACCCGGAGATCATCGAAGAGAAAGAGAAGAACGTCGTGGTGGTCAACATCCGCGACGTCTCCGGGAGTATGCGCCAGAAGAAGCGCGAACTGGTCGAGCGGACGTTCACGCCGCTCGACTGGTATCTCCAGGGCAAGTACGACAACGCCGAGTTCGTCTACATCGCCCACGACGCCGACGCCTGGCGCGTCGAGCGCGAGGAGTTCTTCGGCATCCGCTCCGGTGGCGGCACGCGTATCTCCAGCGCTTACGAGGTCGCCAAGGAAGCGCTCGAGGAGTATCCCTGGAGCGAGTGGAACCGCTACGTCTTCGCGGCGGGCGACAGCGAGAACTCCTCGAACGACACCGAAGACAAGGTGATCCCGCTGATGGAGGCGATTCCGGCGAACCTCCACGCGTACGTCGAGACCCAACCCAGCGGCAACGCCATCAACGCGACCCACGCCGAGGAGGTCGAACGGCACTTCAGGGACGCCGACGACGTGGCCGTGGCGTACGTCAACGGCCCCGGAGACGTCGTCGACGCCATCTACGAGATCCTCAGCACCGAGGAGGACCAGACATGA
- a CDS encoding SpoVR family protein translates to MIDDRIEAQRIAADLEQPVAKANELAEKLGLTPYPVNYWIVDYDEMNELIAYGGFQQRYPHWRWGMQYDRQRKQSQFLGGKAFEIVNNDNPAHAFLQESNTLADQKAVITHVEAHSDFFANNEWFGLFTGREEAPGERSEVPMEAGPDAAGMLARHAETIQEYMQDPEIDRSEVEKWIDHVLCLEDNIDQHQPYSPVDIDDEVEDLDTADVADQLGDLDLSEEVQRQVFDEEWLDSQAEDGESVSFPDSPEKDVLGFLRKYGKQYDIDAEKAVEMADWQREVLEILRREAYYFAPQKMTKVMNEGWASYWESVMMVGEAFAADDEFVTYADHMSKVLGSGGLNPYSLGLALWQYVENSENRREVVERLLRVEGITWRNFHETIDFETVRATLEPPDWLVDVPGHLDDLEPEDSRVDADALAAARAGEFDVETYPWQLLSYEGLVERHYSLTKPQNRGFLARISLNELERISRYLFDDSRYESVEDALADVEYARGWDRMREIRQSHNDVTFLDSFLTQEFVDENDYFAYEHSQKSGDYRVSSTDYEDVKKKLMLQFTNFGKPTVVVEDGNFDNAGELLLAHRYNGVMLDVGQAREVLKRAFELWGRPVNLHTIVKEYDEQDLEVARRRDREPEPTEVGKRLRYDGAQVTIEDIPWTEVEHLAATDVDYDTKPEDWLA, encoded by the coding sequence ATGATCGACGACCGCATCGAAGCCCAGCGTATCGCTGCCGACCTCGAACAGCCAGTCGCGAAAGCCAACGAACTGGCGGAAAAACTGGGACTGACGCCCTATCCCGTCAACTACTGGATCGTCGACTACGACGAGATGAACGAACTCATCGCCTACGGCGGCTTCCAGCAGCGCTACCCCCACTGGCGCTGGGGGATGCAGTACGACCGCCAGCGAAAGCAGAGCCAGTTCCTCGGGGGAAAGGCCTTCGAGATCGTCAACAACGACAATCCCGCCCACGCGTTCCTGCAGGAGTCCAACACCCTCGCAGATCAGAAGGCAGTCATCACCCACGTCGAGGCCCATAGCGACTTCTTCGCGAACAACGAGTGGTTCGGCCTCTTCACCGGCCGAGAGGAAGCCCCGGGCGAACGGAGCGAGGTTCCGATGGAGGCGGGGCCGGACGCCGCCGGGATGCTCGCACGCCACGCCGAGACGATCCAGGAGTACATGCAGGATCCCGAGATCGACCGCAGCGAGGTCGAGAAGTGGATCGACCACGTGCTCTGTCTCGAAGACAATATCGACCAGCACCAGCCCTACTCGCCGGTCGATATCGACGACGAGGTCGAGGATCTCGATACGGCCGACGTCGCAGACCAGCTCGGCGACCTCGATCTCTCCGAAGAGGTCCAGCGGCAGGTGTTCGACGAGGAGTGGCTCGACTCCCAGGCCGAGGACGGCGAGTCCGTTTCGTTCCCGGATAGCCCCGAAAAAGACGTGCTGGGGTTCCTCCGGAAGTACGGCAAGCAGTACGACATCGACGCGGAGAAAGCCGTCGAGATGGCTGACTGGCAGCGGGAGGTCCTCGAGATCCTCCGTCGGGAGGCCTACTACTTCGCCCCCCAGAAGATGACGAAGGTGATGAACGAAGGGTGGGCAAGCTACTGGGAATCGGTCATGATGGTCGGCGAGGCGTTCGCAGCCGACGACGAGTTCGTCACTTACGCCGACCATATGTCGAAAGTCCTCGGATCGGGCGGGCTGAATCCCTACAGCCTGGGACTCGCACTCTGGCAGTACGTCGAGAACAGCGAGAATCGGCGGGAGGTCGTCGAACGACTCCTGCGGGTCGAGGGAATCACCTGGCGTAACTTCCACGAGACCATCGACTTCGAGACCGTTCGAGCGACACTGGAACCGCCAGACTGGCTCGTCGACGTCCCGGGTCATCTCGACGACCTCGAGCCGGAGGATTCCCGGGTGGATGCCGATGCGCTGGCCGCGGCCCGCGCTGGCGAGTTCGACGTCGAGACCTACCCCTGGCAGCTACTCAGCTACGAGGGACTGGTCGAGCGCCACTACTCGCTGACCAAGCCACAGAATCGGGGATTCCTCGCCCGTATCAGCCTGAACGAACTCGAACGGATCAGCCGCTATCTCTTCGACGACAGCCGCTACGAGAGCGTCGAAGACGCGCTTGCGGACGTCGAGTACGCCCGCGGCTGGGATCGGATGCGCGAGATCCGACAGAGCCACAACGACGTCACGTTCCTCGATTCGTTCCTGACTCAGGAGTTCGTCGACGAGAACGACTACTTCGCCTACGAGCACTCCCAGAAGAGCGGCGACTACCGTGTCTCCTCGACTGACTACGAGGACGTCAAGAAGAAGCTCATGCTGCAGTTCACCAACTTCGGCAAACCAACCGTGGTCGTCGAGGACGGCAACTTCGACAACGCCGGGGAACTCCTGCTCGCCCACCGCTACAACGGTGTCATGCTCGACGTCGGCCAGGCCAGGGAGGTGCTCAAGCGGGCGTTCGAACTCTGGGGTCGTCCCGTCAACCTCCACACGATCGTCAAAGAGTACGACGAACAGGATCTGGAGGTCGCCCGCCGCCGCGACCGCGAACCCGAGCCCACGGAAGTCGGCAAGCGCCTGCGATACGACGGCGCACAGGTCACTATCGAGGACATCCCCTGGACCGAGGTCGAACACCTCGCGGCCACGGACGTGGACTACGACACGAAACCCGAAGACTGGCTGGCGTGA
- a CDS encoding TasA family protein: MATLGVAAAAAGAGTYAAFTDSESSENNQVSAGTLDLTFGGSDGPVEAVSISNAVPGDSDTGTLTLSNDGSVNGTLDIGVAGVTSSGGANPDPEDQTASEDTGAALEEAVDLTITLQPGSGSTTVYDGTVANLSTGSLQSGIPLDSSTSKDIEIQYTVNPKSGQADNDIQGDTLTVNFDFTLTQA; this comes from the coding sequence ATGGCAACACTGGGCGTCGCGGCGGCCGCGGCCGGCGCAGGGACGTACGCAGCGTTCACCGACAGCGAATCGAGCGAGAACAATCAGGTCTCGGCGGGGACGTTGGATCTGACCTTCGGCGGAAGTGACGGTCCGGTCGAGGCCGTTTCGATTTCGAATGCGGTTCCTGGCGATTCAGACACTGGGACGCTCACGCTGAGCAACGATGGGAGTGTCAACGGGACTCTCGATATCGGCGTCGCTGGCGTAACATCTTCCGGCGGCGCCAATCCCGATCCTGAGGACCAGACCGCCTCCGAGGATACTGGGGCTGCACTGGAAGAGGCAGTCGACCTCACGATCACGCTCCAACCGGGTTCGGGCTCGACGACTGTCTACGATGGGACGGTTGCGAACCTTTCGACTGGCAGCCTCCAGAGTGGAATCCCCCTCGACTCGAGTACTAGCAAGGATATCGAGATCCAGTACACGGTCAACCCCAAGAGCGGGCAAGCGGATAACGATATCCAGGGTGACACGCTAACCGTCAACTTCGACTTCACGCTGACCCAGGCCTAG